A region from the Sebaldella sp. S0638 genome encodes:
- the sfsA gene encoding DNA/RNA nuclease SfsA — protein sequence MKEILLEIKHDETGKFISRPNRYLAEVEINGNIELVHVHDPGRLKELLLPGAEVYIKRASNPARKTRWDLIAVENNGETVLLNSAYHRYIAEAYLRNFEISEFGAYDYIKPEAKYKDSRLDFYMEKGDEKIWLEVKGCTLTVEKAAMFPDAPTKRGLKHLGELEELSSENRAAILILVFRKSEYFVPNFETDPEFSKKLIEISRNGVGVYPIQLEFSKGKIYYRGILPLRSKNL from the coding sequence ATGAAAGAAATCCTACTGGAAATAAAACATGACGAAACCGGAAAATTCATAAGCAGACCAAACAGATATCTTGCAGAGGTGGAAATAAACGGCAATATAGAACTGGTGCATGTACATGATCCCGGAAGACTGAAAGAACTGCTTTTGCCCGGTGCAGAGGTTTATATAAAAAGAGCTTCTAACCCCGCAAGGAAAACAAGATGGGATCTTATCGCTGTGGAGAATAACGGAGAGACGGTACTTTTAAATTCTGCATACCACAGATATATTGCAGAAGCTTATCTGAGAAATTTTGAGATATCAGAGTTCGGGGCTTATGACTATATTAAACCAGAGGCAAAATATAAAGACAGCAGACTGGATTTTTATATGGAAAAAGGGGACGAAAAAATCTGGCTGGAAGTAAAAGGGTGTACACTTACTGTGGAAAAAGCAGCAATGTTCCCTGATGCTCCTACTAAAAGAGGACTCAAACATCTTGGAGAACTGGAAGAATTAAGCAGTGAAAACAGAGCGGCAATATTAATACTGGTTTTTAGAAAGTCAGAATATTTTGTGCCGAATTTTGAGACAGATCCGGAATTCAGCAAAAAGTTAATTGAAATAAGCCGGAATGGTGTTGGTGTCTATCCTATACAGCTTGAGTTTTCCAAAGGGAAAATTTATTACAGAGGAATTCTGCCCCTTCGTTCGAAAAATTTATAA
- the rph gene encoding ribonuclease PH, producing the protein MRNNNRKNEELREIKITKNFIIHPEGSVLIEFGNTKVICNATVEEKVPPFLKGSGSGWVTAEYSMIPRATNVRTQREVNKGKPTGRTMEIQRLIGRSLRSAVNLKKLGERTIIVDCDVIQADGGTRTASITGGYLALETAVAKLLDAGLLKENPIIAKVAALSVGKVNNEILLDLEYSEDSAAEVDMNIVMNSKNEFIEIQGTGEEATFTYDELLKFIEVARKGFEKLFELD; encoded by the coding sequence TTGAGAAATAACAACAGAAAAAATGAAGAATTAAGAGAAATAAAGATAACAAAGAATTTTATAATACATCCCGAAGGATCTGTATTAATAGAATTCGGTAATACAAAAGTAATATGTAATGCTACAGTGGAAGAAAAAGTTCCGCCGTTCTTAAAAGGAAGCGGGAGCGGATGGGTAACTGCCGAATACAGCATGATCCCGAGAGCTACCAATGTGAGAACTCAGAGAGAAGTAAACAAAGGTAAACCCACAGGAAGAACAATGGAAATACAGAGACTCATAGGGAGATCCCTGAGATCGGCAGTTAATTTGAAAAAACTCGGAGAAAGAACTATTATAGTGGATTGCGATGTTATTCAGGCTGACGGAGGGACAAGAACAGCCTCTATAACAGGAGGTTATCTGGCTTTGGAAACAGCTGTGGCAAAACTTCTGGATGCAGGACTTCTTAAGGAAAATCCTATTATTGCCAAAGTAGCTGCACTAAGTGTGGGGAAAGTCAATAACGAGATACTTCTTGATCTGGAATATTCAGAAGACTCTGCGGCGGAAGTAGATATGAACATAGTAATGAACAGTAAAAATGAATTTATAGAAATTCAGGGTACAGGAGAAGAAGCTACTTTTACCTATGATGAGCTTCTGAAATTTATAGAAGTAGCCAGAAAAGGATTTGAAAAATTATTTGAACTGGACTGA
- the glyA gene encoding serine hydroxymethyltransferase → MSFIKEEDLEVYNAIIKEEKRQEEGIELIASENFVSKAVMEAAGSVMTNKYAEGYPHRRYYGGCSNVDIVEDLAIERLKKLFNAKYVNVQAHSGSQANMGVYVALLNPGDTILGMGLDAGGHLTHGYKVNFSGKNYKSVNYGLESDTELIDYEQVRNLAHEHKPKMIVAGASAYSRIIDFKKIREIADEIGAYLMVDIAHIAGLIAGGQHPSPMEDAHIVTSTTHKTLRGPRGGIIMTNDEEIASKIDKNIFPGIQGGPLMHIIAAKAVAFKEALDPSFSEYQAQVVKNAKKMAKTLEDGGLRIVSGGTDNHLMLVDLQSKKVTGKLAEEKLEKAGITCNKNAIPNDPEKPFVTSGIRLGTPAVTTRGMKESEMEIIGNLILKVLNNINNEDIINEVNKEVKELTGRFPLYKD, encoded by the coding sequence ATGTCATTTATAAAAGAAGAAGATTTAGAAGTTTACAACGCCATTATTAAAGAAGAAAAAAGACAGGAAGAAGGAATTGAACTGATCGCTTCAGAAAATTTCGTTTCAAAAGCCGTTATGGAAGCTGCCGGTTCTGTTATGACTAATAAGTATGCCGAAGGCTATCCTCACAGAAGATACTACGGCGGATGCTCAAATGTAGATATTGTCGAAGACCTTGCCATAGAAAGACTAAAAAAACTGTTTAACGCAAAATACGTAAACGTACAGGCACACTCAGGGTCTCAGGCTAATATGGGTGTATATGTCGCACTGCTGAACCCGGGCGATACTATACTTGGTATGGGATTAGATGCCGGCGGTCACCTGACTCACGGTTATAAAGTGAATTTTTCTGGTAAGAACTATAAATCAGTAAATTACGGTCTGGAATCAGATACAGAACTTATAGATTATGAACAGGTAAGAAACCTTGCCCATGAACATAAACCAAAAATGATAGTAGCCGGCGCAAGTGCATATTCAAGAATAATAGATTTTAAAAAAATCAGGGAAATAGCTGATGAAATAGGTGCTTATCTAATGGTTGATATCGCACATATAGCAGGTCTTATTGCCGGAGGTCAGCATCCAAGCCCTATGGAAGATGCTCACATAGTGACTTCTACTACACATAAAACACTACGTGGACCGCGTGGCGGGATAATAATGACAAATGATGAAGAAATAGCCTCAAAAATAGATAAAAATATATTTCCGGGAATTCAGGGCGGACCGCTTATGCATATAATTGCTGCAAAAGCAGTAGCTTTCAAAGAAGCGCTTGACCCGTCTTTTTCTGAATATCAGGCTCAGGTAGTAAAAAATGCGAAAAAAATGGCCAAAACCCTTGAAGACGGCGGACTTAGAATAGTAAGCGGCGGTACTGACAACCATCTTATGCTTGTAGACCTGCAAAGTAAAAAAGTAACAGGAAAACTAGCAGAAGAGAAATTGGAAAAAGCCGGTATAACATGCAATAAAAATGCAATACCCAACGATCCCGAAAAACCATTTGTAACAAGCGGAATAAGATTAGGAACTCCCGCTGTAACTACAAGAGGTATGAAAGAATCGGAAATGGAAATAATCGGAAACCTTATATTAAAAGTTCTGAATAATATAAATAACGAAGATATAATAAATGAAGTAAACAAAGAAGTAAAAGAACTTACAGGAAGATTTCCACTTTATAAAGACTAA